The sequence cattattatattggttttcaattattaattattgtttattagatcaaattatgaagctgcaggcccaattattggaacaacacaaaatattagataacagcaaagctaaggatggtaaggcctaatatgtaatgattctatttatttgcttttattcatttgtgttttgtagctcaaattttgagtctacaagctcagctaggggaaaagaaccaattggaacggaacagtttccaaacagtgaaggaggtttttccaaactcatccctaactgaacatgaggatgaattggcattaggggaacacagtcaggtacctaaacttttcaaataagaattcaaaataagtatagaattttaaaaaacaattatttattgtttagttattcagtccaccacctgacagtgtgttaaatttaaattctgttagtgctgcactaaaagaattgttagtaataagtccatgcagcgaaggaactgaagaattgtaggaccgtatttgggctgaaaatgggtgtcgtatggaaacccagaaatagcacgagttcaacataaaacatgaattaggtacttttcggtttttttgtctatcgaaaaagtatttttaatgctattattttgcattcacagaattttagtgggggatcaagtcaagtctggaagtgttacaggatggaagagtgagcctacagttgaaaaacactgaaagtgcattaccattaaggtatgagctgcttctcttgctaaagaacaacttgtcctttaggctcagagtgttggtgaagctgggtacttaaatggccctaaagatgtttcacttcactggcattgcagcgatgaacatcatatgtggactctttaggtatgaaaggaattttcttgaaaaatttttgaatttatgatgaagcttttctcctcgtttttgccaaccatgtctaatctacaaaaaaaaaatttatccaataggaaaggattttcagcatactgggaacacaactatcaacaatgcaacattctaggggtgctattttatcattcaagagccttatacaatgattttcatctacaatttgtatggcctttcccaagcttctgtcagaagttgaacctatgagtcatgtaagtcacatgagcaacaattgagatgcttaatggtgttgtttttcttttctcagtgtaggttaatagtaacattggatctgaaaaaattcttggttggggcatgacactgaataaattgtaatgattggatggatgacatgatatttctatacttcattcggattcccgagacggtattttatatttaaaaaattgaagtgcatatctgggctcccttcctttccgtagccccgtttccccttgactcgtaataagcccgtagggggtcatgcccctactgtacggtatatataaaaacaacatataccgaggtttggagggctctggccggaaaggggacgtgggggtccgcttagtccgatgatgtgttcacggagggcgacgtggctacccacaaatccgaactaaaggttaatcgctccagtaaaaatgttccaaatcttcagctcttcttccggcttctcttagccaatcaccgggtaatctccccggtgggtcaacaaggcagtgtctccccctgcctgggttgacggcaacttttgaaagggctattgtgcctttttaaagttgcaaaaataattgtaatgtgcagagaattgtcaataaaattttttttataaaatattttttgcaaaattcgtttctctcattgtctgtgttagctgtgttcacacattacatttatcaactttttttttgttatgctttatttgtttttgtcacctttgatagtaagcattgtttccattggtttatcgtttatctgtaggcattctattattatccagggatcgaaccctggatgttcggcataccgcgccgatgctctaccaatgagccatgaatcatttGATATcattggcttttttctagtcacttgtggacttgcatttacacttagaataaaactgaaatacaattctgcaatatactcttctactcttactctacttcatttttacacatctactgaggtttgaacccagggtaacaggtatcgcagctaaagggtctaccacagagctatgaacctcatgaaagcaaaagaaagataaacatatagttgtgaaagactgcataaacatcctagacgataacatatgatatgcgataataaaatatttagatatatctcgtggctcaatgttagagcatcggcgttgcacgctgaatgtctggggatcggttcccatacgagtaaaacaaaatacaaaattacttcaaaaaatatccagatattacacgttgttccttgaatctaagttgaaaattcaaagaatgtaataaataataattgaatacttacagataaacgataaaccaatggaaacaatgcttgccatcaaaggtgacaaaaacaaataaagcaaaacaaaaaaaaagttgataaatgtaatgtgtgaacacagctaacacagacaatgaaagaaacgaattttgcaaaaaatattttataaaaaaaattttattgacaattctctgcacattacaattatttttgcaactttaaaaaggcacaatagccctttcaaaagttgccgtcaacccaggcagggggagacactgccttgttgacccaccggggagattacccggtgattggctaagtgaagccggaagaagagccgaagatatggaacatttttactggagcgattaacctttagttcggatttgtgggtagccacgtcgccctccgtgaacacatcatcggactaagcggacccccacgtcccctttccggccagagccctccaaacctcggtatatgttatttttatatataccgtacagtaggggcatgaccccctacgggcttattacgagtcaaggggaaacggggctacggaaaggaagggagcccagatatgcacttcaatttatgaaaaatttaataccgtttttaaatgagaatctgaatgaagtatggaaattctatgtagtgtatccaaacataataatttattcaggaccttgccccaaacaagaaaccttttcagatcaaaatttattgttcatctataataagacagtaaaacaccattaggtataaaaactcttaattcatatatatagttCATACCTTACAAGATTCATGAGTTGATTGCAAGCATATTCCTCTGtcagaagcttcggaagagacaattacaattttcgtttacgctcaccatggatgctggtagactagacatttaaagttaagacactttgcccaattccaacagttttgattcttacttgtaagttgttattgcacgagaatgcagcgacgaaatccgcggtctttttgctgttgacaaaaaggatagtcttggcaccaccgagatcttgtaaaacttcgatcagcttagctctcttatctcttttcgagcactgaaaaaacagctgttcaacacccggattggtgccaccgacaatgcctgttgtgacgaatatgtagtcttccatgtgcgtcgcagccagcgcttgcatttcatctgggaatgtagccgaaaacatacaaacacgacggattccctacagagaaacaaatagtattacatcagtcaaatctcatactcaaaagccatcgaggacatactttcggatgcatagttggatgattgacaattttttcaacattgggaccgaaacccatatcaagcattcgatcagcttcgtccaaaatttaaaacctgactcccgagaagtcaaatacttcacgatcgagaaaatcattgaatcgccccgcggtcgcgacaaaaatattgcacccagcttgaagatttgaccgctgatggctcgtgagagttcctccatatataattacagactttaaaaccgaactgtaggagaatttacacgcctcgaggtgaatttgaatggccaattcacgagtgggtgcgacaattacaacatctggcttttgccccatggcatgagacgcaccaacaacaccttgttctaacaatatgttcataaccggtaccaagtacgccgcctgcatgaaaaaatgtaaaattttagatgacttaatcaacgaatatcacgaagggtttgttgagtatcttagatgcaattggaccttttagtagtcgcaatcaccggcgtgcccactcaaaattacttttacttcaacttacccagttcataccgacccattcgaatcaagtcagtacgagggcatcaaggtttcaaaattacacagcgttaattagttGGATAACCGTtttccggagcccgtgaccgcacaagcaattaacctcttttggcaagaataactacaactgaagctttctgaacaggtgttggttttatgtagccagaattcttaatgttttgaagtagtagttggtgcaggccggcttcttcgaatgatgtaatgtattgaagtacatcttttcctgtagcctacagcaaacacaatagatatttttttttaaatacagtttcgagaaatggcttacatggaggatgactttatcaaaattgttaaagcgttcccacatagacaatgcccttaaacagttccttttcatggcatgtcacagcttctggaatgtattgctcatgtggctttccatcttccgtcaattcactgaagagatttgggcagcctttcgaggtgtggtcagcttcattacactaggagtaaaacaatgaacactggaacataaaatatttttgtgaaaatataattgatgtttacatcgtaacagttgctgccaccaatgcttcctccttgaggaaaatcaCTTGCTttattgccctcttcttcgttaaaaatgagcactaaaaatgatgtttttttttgttttttgtttatctcatggcaggtacgacttccaccaccaccGCGACCCTattgtggacaatccttcgagaaatgtcccccttccccatactataaaaagcaccaagaagttaagttcgaacacatgtttcgatattttcatcttactttgcgACGTCAATGGACCACTACCGCCGCCtccaccagcttgtggacactctggcaaaatgtccttcacactgttaaacaaaaccatagtttaaagtaatcacactaggaatacaagaaaacacttaccttgtgaccctggacagaaaaaatgtagaacagaatgaaacaaataagattatatagagaggtcaagaagtaaaatctagcgaggacggactatctagcgagtaaaggtagacagcagactacacgcgttaagccaatctaaaaatatgcctgaaaaaaaaaactgtccgatgagccacggtttaaggcgcctcttgtggacgcaaaagtcattacgagaaattttatccgccacaaactaaatgtttttaaacatttaaagtacttatccaaatgaaaatttaacttaagaaaattaatatgtttgagtaatataaatacgttattgtgtattattttcacatcacaacaaccaataatgactttatattactcaaacatattatttatacctaaaacaagcaattattctcattgctattagaattacattcattataattgctgcagcacaaaatggaaagttaatagttaatagtaataataatgaagttaagtaagtagaatataacaaaataattattgtatagttatattttgatgaaataaagttactaatttaaaaaataatatatttatatggctagaattcgtaaagttgtatttagaaaattaagtaggaatctggccgatagatggccatagctgtaaaaaagaaaaaaaaggccgaaattttttttttttttgggtaaaacggattgccatattttttaTGATATTATAGCCATTGTATTTCaaagttgtttgtttactcGAACTCGAATCTACATACACCGGCACACGTACTAGAAATGACAAGCTTACTTCGCAAATGTAATACGTTATGCAACCAACTGTTAAAGTAATTAAtgtagatttttttattgtgtataTCTTTCTTTCAACAAGGCTTTGAACATGTAGGGGTTGCACATCTAATGTCTCAGTTATGCCACGGAGATGGCTTAATGATATGGAGAAATCCACCATGACTGTTGTGAATGAAGACACAAGTGTGGGACTCCTGATCAATTCCTATAGCCGGGTAAGATTTTTATAAgtaacaacaagaaaaactttcCGTTAATGCACTCCATCAtgaatttctcatttgttCAAACAGGCAGGCTTCCGACTTAGCAATGGAATGATGGCAATTGggtattgatttatttttttcatcctgTGTTTATAAAAAAGCAAGTTTATTATATATTTAGCTGATAAAATGGTTTTGTTTACAGTTATGATTGTGCTACTGAATTGAGATGTCATTAGATTGTTCCTCTACTAAGGtgtaactaaaaaaaaataattgtacatttttttttccgtttattccAACGCATAAACGTGGCGCGAATTAGGCCAATAGCAATATTTCCAAAATCGGTTCTGAGCTGGAATGTCAACACTGCCGAAGACATCAACGAGGATTCGCTATCGCTATTTTACACGTTGGAGCCAAAAATTGGTAAGATAAATACTTTCACGTTCTCATCACCAAGTTTAGGAATGCATTCTTCCTCCCCTGAAATATAGATATACTTGTGATTGGGGTAGGCAATCCTGGTCAACAAGTAAGCCccaaaataattcaatacatgaaagaaaaacacatcaGCCTGGAAATTTCTCCAACTGAAACAGCGTGCGCAACCTACAACTTCCTCAATGCTGAAGGACGATGTGTCGCCGGTGCCCTCATTCCTCCAACACAATACCGAATAAATGAGGACGATATCGCTTCAACCAAGAGGAGAAACCGAGAACTGATGAAAGTAAAGGACTATGAAATCGTCTAATAGCTTAAAACCTTTGTAGAACAATTACCAGATATACATAAATCGACAAAATTTTCGATTTTCTCAATTCAGCCTCTCGACAAactgaaaataataatgtagCCGTTAGACACATGGTTTATTGCAAGAAAGCCCTTTAATTACAATCGgacatattattattttagaaACAATTCTAGCAGGGAAGGCTAATTTATTCACAGTACAAGGTAAATGTCATGAACATGCTGTCGCGAGAAAATTTTGTTGCAAAAGGCTCTATAGGGAAAATATTCTGTACAGTAAAACAATTTAGCTAGTCGAATTTTAAGGAAGTTAAAAGGCCGCTTTTATAATTACATAACTGTTATTGATCGGTATTGAAGGCCACCTGTCACGTGAATGATTGCGAAGGCATATTAAAATTAGGTGTACGGCCGACTGAATTGCCCAAAGTTATTGCTTCATCACAGATAATGCTGTTTCTTTCGCGCATACGAAGTTGCTTCCGACGGGTTCACCATCGTTGCTCCATCTGCAAgggtaaaagcaaaaaaaacaaaatatttttagaaaatggCCCACTGAATTCTGTTCCAATCGACTTCTGTTACTCACCTGGTTGCTTTGCAAAGCTAGATTCACGTTCCACTTTCGACTGTGAAGCCGCGACGGCGGGCACTTCTCCTCCGCCATCTTTCCCGTCACTCAGTTGAGCAAGCTTAGTCTTAAAACTGGCAGCTGTAGCATGAAACTTCCCTAATGCTTTGCTCAACGCTTTGTTTGCTGCGGTGGTGGGTGAGGAAGAACCGCCAGTGGACGTCCCTCTAGCCGACGAATTTTCAGCGGCCGCCATCACGGCGGCCACGGCGTCAACATCAATACCCGGAAGGGCAGCTGACGAAAAGGTCCGCGTCGGAATTGGTGGACCTTTGGGGAATGCAACCATTGTAGGAAGCTGTGATGCACTGGTAACTTGTCGCTTTGATCGAGGAGGTGCTACGGGTTGGGGCACCTTGGCTTGGGTGACTTGCTTCACCGGTGGAGGTGCCTTGTATTCTGGCGGCATTCTCCGTTGCACTTGCGGCGATACTTTGATCAAACTGACCGCGCTGGTTGAAGCGATTGCAGTTACCTCCTTCGACACGGACGGCATCTTGACATAAAATTTGGTTGGATACGGAGGAGGTGGCCGAAACGCCGGAGCTTTCGGCTCAGCCTTGGTAACGGGCAGCGAGGCTACCGGCTGTGGCTCTGTTTTTGGAGAAATTTTTGTGATCGATATATTAGACGTAGCGGGCTGTTGGGCCGCATCAGTTGCACTCGGCGAAGACCTACATGGTCCTACTACTGCACTAAAAGAAGACGTGATGGGCGGTGAAGGGGCCGACGGAGTAATTTTGATTGGAATGGGTGAAATTAGGCCAGGCGATGGGGTattcaaaatggaagaaggcgCGGGAACGAAGAATTGCGAAGCACTCGGGCTGGTAGGCGAAGGGACATCTTTTCGGGGCACAGGTAATTGCGGGTTAAGGCGCAAAGGATTGAGCATGGATGGCGAAGAAGGGCTGACTCTTTGAAGGGTAGGCGGTATGGACAAAGTAGGCAGAACGAAAGCCTCCGACTTGGCGGTTTCCTCTTTGCTTCGGTTTGCACGTTCCACCAGCTCCTGTAATTCGCTCAATACACGATCGGGATGTAAACGCGGGCTCGATGGATTCTCTACGTGAGTCAGAAAGTTGTACGTTGGCATCGGTATGACAACTGGAGACGGTTGTCTCGCTTCGCCATCGGAATGCGCGTTCTGCAACTCGTTGAGTAACAGCCGAATTTCATCCGATTTTTGAACGAAAACAGAATCTTTCGTCTCCAGACCAGCGGCAGTGTCCGTGTTTTCAACAGCTGTTTCAGACGCAGGGACAACGGTGGCGGACTTCTTCGAACTCAGCCAGATAGCTTCGTATTCGTGAATCTTTCTACCGGATCGACTCTTCGCTGCTTCTTCATCAGCAAATGGCATGGCCTTGTCAAAGCTTTCCAAAACAGCGTAATTCTCTTCACCAGTTTCCCTTCTAAAAAAGCGAGTGTTAACATTTTAATCGTCTGTGACTTCAAATTTTGTCCTTCAAAACTTACGACAAAGACGATGCGGATGATTCCTGGTGATCCGGATGTTGCACGACGGCGTTTTTGAAACTATGCCTCCTCTCCTTCAACGGTTGGTTCTTGTGTTTCTTCACGTGGGGCGTAGATCTTTGATGTTTCTCTTCAACCGACGGCAACACATCGCTTCCATCGCCATGCATGAGATACACCTGGCAGTCATGCAGCAGCTGACGTGTATCGCTGTCCAGTTTCGTCGTATTTGCTACTTCctattataataataattagtTTAAAAATTACGTGAAATATTTTGAACGCGTTAACCTGGTTGCGTATGAGAACGTTGACGTAAGTCGGCGTTATCTTGTTTTCGATAACGCCGCGATCGAGCGAGCCGCACGTCGTTGGCGATCCAGAGAACGATGTGGGTTTCGCAAAACGTTGCTCTTTCCCTCGATCCAAACTGCTCGTGGCCAAAGGTAACGACGGTTCATAATTGATGCATCGGTCCGGAGTCGGTTTTCGGACATGTTTTGCCGTGCTTTCCGCTACCGATTGATAGAGTTTATCTTTGGAAGATATGTACGTGACAGATGGTGTCTTGCTGAGGACTACACCACAAGTCGCAGGAACGATAACCTCCCGGGCCGTGGCTGACTCTAGAGGTTGGGCCAACGTAGGTATCTCGCACTCGTTCGAATCCGATCGAATATCAAAGCCTCTGTACACTTTCATCGATTTGCTTCGTTTCACAGGAAGGGAGGGCTTTTCGTCCGTACTCTTTTCCGCATTTGGCGCAGAGAGAAGTTGAGATTCTTTATCGGTTGTCAACGGCGAAAACCCATTGACGCCATCCAATTCCGTGCCGAGAGCCACCGTCAGTTTCTTAGAAGAGTAATATTcactcccttcttttttcgtcttctctGTCGATGGAAGTGGGTTATCATCTTCGAGAGTGCGATAGAATTTAGGACCTTCTCGAAGACGAAATGAACTGGCTTTACGGGTGCCTGCAATGTTGGCTTTCTTTTCCGTGCGCGGCTCGGAGTGGGATTTCTCGAAGAATGCACGGATCTTTAATATGCTAGACTTCCGCGTCAGACCAGACTTGGGCGAAGCTTTCGGTTTTAAgacttcttcttcctcttttaaaCTATCATTGGTAGGGTCCGTGTCGGACGATTTTAGCAGGGTACGTTCGAGGCTTGTAAGAGGACTCGATTCCTTTGAGCTGCTTTCACTGCTGCCAACACAAACTGTTTTCTTTGCGTCACCGGTAATCGAAACGGGTGATCCTTGTCTCGATGAAGTTCCCCCagactttctctttttgtctGGCAATGGCGGGGCCGAGTTGATTGCCGTCAGGTTAGACTGATATTGCAAAACAGGCCAAGGAATTTGATCGATGGGCTCTTCATGACACACATCATCTTCTTCGTTGACTTCCGAAACCACAAGTGCCATGAATTAAGTGACTGTTTAACTTCTATGGCCTGATGAAATGTTATTTACCAGTTGGATTCACTTTCACGAAAATGGTTTCGTAGCTGGGGTCAATGCGAATTTCTTGCGGTGGGCAAATCAATGGGTGGCCATTGACGTCCAAGTTTTCGTACGGATGCGCATCAATCATTTTGAGTTGCTCAATAAAAAGTTCTCGCAGAGCTCGATGCACCAGAATATACTGATCTTTGGTTTGAACCATTGCTACACGTTGACGACGCATATCGGAAATCAACTCGAATAGGCTGAAGTTTTCCATCAATTTCTATATGGAAcattaacaagaaaaacgcATAAATAAATCTTATAATCCTCATAAGTTAACTAATCATGCGTACCCCAGCGCGAAGCAGGCCCCAGACGTAATCGATTGCACAGATGGTACCGGTTCGCCCGCATCCCGCCGAACAATGGATCAATAACGGAAGAGTCTCCGAGGCTTGGCAATCACGAATCAACCGTACCATGTCAAGCAACGGTCGGACTAAAGCCGGAACACCATGATCTGGCCACGCCCAATAATGGAACTGCACAACGGTTCTCGTAACTGCAAGGAGTAAAACGTTAGCATTCCGATAaacttgaacaaaaaaaatcaataaatattaCTTGTTTCTCCGGTCGCATTAGCATAAATAAGTTCCATCGTCCTAAGATTAAAATCGTTGCACATACGTCTTGATTTCAAAAGCTTGACAGTGTATGGCCCATACGATCTAGTTTCTTGATCACTATCTGCCCAATAACACTCACATTTGTGTTTTCCCGATTCTTCTTCATTGCAAGCCATAATTATCACCTATTTAAAATATTACGAGATAAATGGGATGTTAAATTGACAGGTAGTTATTCAAAATTGGAATTAGGTATTTACCTGAACATCACACTCAACTACCATTCTCCAGAAATCTGTGACAGTATGAACCAAAGGACCTTGGCTAGCTATATAAGCCTGGGAACCACTAGCCCCTCGTATGTAGTTAGCGTTGACATAATCACTCCCTGGGATTCCAGCTATTTCACTTAGAATAACTCTTGTACAATCAACTAGAATAATGTAAATGGGATtagtttaaaagaaagaatggaaaaataCATGAATACCAATcatttcaatcaattttttaaaacttatttttcagttatatggtataattttttttatagcaacAGAAATGTTCTTACATGGTAATATATCTTTGTATCTGTTTTTTCGTCTGTTAACCTCTTTTTCACCTTCTTTGCAAGAGTACATTGGTAGCCCTTTAAGACTTTCACTCAAGAGCTTGAGCTCCTGAAATTCTTTATCATACTGATCATCTCCtccattttttctcttctccaaTGTTTCAACATGATTAAGAAAATTCTGTAGCACTGTCCTCAGTGGCGCTCGCTCACCATTTCCACTCGCTTTCATTATCGATCTAAAAAATATGGACATAATTTTAGTCTTGAATAGCCACAGCAATCAGTTTATGTTTGTTTACCTGGCAGGGATTCCGCGTCAACAGGTGAA comes from Daphnia carinata strain CSIRO-1 chromosome 2, CSIRO_AGI_Dcar_HiC_V3, whole genome shotgun sequence and encodes:
- the LOC130685991 gene encoding probable ATP-dependent RNA helicase DDX4 yields the protein MLDMGFGPNVEKIVNHPTMHPKGIRRVCMFSATFPDEMQALAATHMEDYIFVTTGIVGGTNPGVEQLFFQCSKRDKRAKLIEVLQDLGGAKTILFVNSKKTADFVAAFSCNNTSDRGICLQSTHESCKV
- the LOC130685992 gene encoding NADH dehydrogenase [ubiquinone] 1 alpha subcomplex assembly factor 3-like isoform X1, which codes for MTSLLRKCNTLCNQLLKGCTSNVSVMPRRWLNDMEKSTMTVVNEDTSVGLLINSYSRAGFRLSNGMMAIGPIAIFPKSVLSWNVNTAEDINEDSLSLFYTLEPKIDILVIGVGNPGQQVSPKIIQYMKEKHISLEISPTETACATYNFLNAEGRCVAGALIPPTQYRINEDDIASTKRRNRELMKVKDYEIV
- the LOC130685992 gene encoding NADH dehydrogenase [ubiquinone] 1 alpha subcomplex assembly factor 3-like isoform X2, which codes for MPRRWLNDMEKSTMTVVNEDTSVGLLINSYSRAGFRLSNGMMAIGPIAIFPKSVLSWNVNTAEDINEDSLSLFYTLEPKIDILVIGVGNPGQQVSPKIIQYMKEKHISLEISPTETACATYNFLNAEGRCVAGALIPPTQYRINEDDIASTKRRNRELMKVKDYEIV
- the LOC130685994 gene encoding LOW QUALITY PROTEIN: mucin-2-like (The sequence of the model RefSeq protein was modified relative to this genomic sequence to represent the inferred CDS: deleted 2 bases in 1 codon; substituted 2 bases at 2 genomic stop codons); its protein translation is MKASGNGERAPLRTVLQNFLNHVETLEKRKNGGDDQYDKEFQELKLLSESLKGLPMYSCKEGEKEVNRRKNRYKDILPFDCTRVILSEIAGIPGSDYVNANYIRGASGSQAYIASQGPLVHTVTDFWRMVVECDVQVIIMACNEEESGKHKCECYWADSDQETRSYGPYTVKLLKSRRMCNDFNLRTMELIYANATGETITRTVVQFHYWAWPDHGVPALVRPLLDMVRLIRDCQASETLPLLIHCSAGCGRTGTICAIDYVWGLLRAGKLMENFSLFELISDMRRQRVAMVQTKDQYILVHRALRELFIEQLKMIDAHPYENLDVNGHPLICPPQEIRIDPSYETIFVKVNPTVTXFMALVVSEVNEEDDVCHEEPIDQIPWPVLQYQSNLTAINSAPPLPDKKRKSGGTSSRQGSPVSITGDAKKTVCVGSSESSSKESSPLTSLERTLLKSSDTDPTNDSLKEEEEVLKPKASPKSGLTRKSSILKIRAFFEKSHSEPRTEKKANIAGTRKASSFRLREGPKFYRTLEDDNPLPSTEKTKKEGSEYYSSKKLTVALGTELDGVNGFSPLTTDKESQLLSAPNAEKSTDEKPSLPVKRSKSMKVYRGFDIRSDSNECEIPTLAQPLESATAREVIVPATCGVVLSKTPSVTYISSKDKLYQSVAESTAKHVRKPTPDRCINYEPSLPLATSSLDRGKEQRFAKPTSFSGSPTTCGSLDRGVIENKITPTYVNVLIRNQEVANTTKLDSDTRQLLHDCQVYLMHGDGSDVLPSVEEKHQRSTPHVKKHKNQPLKERRHSFKNAVVQHPDHQESSASSLSRETGEENYAVLESFDKAMPFADEEAAKSRSGRKIHEYEAIWLSSKKSATVVPASETAVENTDTAAGLETKDSVFVQKSDEIRLLLNELQNAHSDGEARQPSPVVIPMPTYNFLTHVENPSSPRLHPDRVLSELQELVERANRSKEETAKSEAFVLPTLSIPPTLQRVSPSSPSMLNPLRLNPQLPVPRKDVPSPTSPSASQFFVPAPSSILNTPSPGLISPIPIKITPSAPSPPITSSFSAVVGPCRSSPSATDAAQQPATSNISITKISPKTEPQPVASLPVTKAEPKAPAFRPPPPYPTKFYVKMPSVSKEVTAIASTSAVSLIKVSPQVQRRMPPEYKAPPPVKQVTQAKVPQPVAPPRSKRQVTSASQLPTMVAFPKGPPIPTRTFSSAALPGIDVDAVAAVMAAAENSSARGTSTGGSSSPTTAANKALSKALGKFHATAASFKTKLAQLSDGKDGGGEVPAVAASQSKVERESSFAKQPGEXQKSIGTEFSGPFSKNILFFAFTLADGATMVNPSEATSYARKKQHYL